In Asanoa sp. WMMD1127, one genomic interval encodes:
- a CDS encoding LacI family DNA-binding transcriptional regulator, producing MGGQVPAEVGPRATLAMVAESCGVSLPTVSKVLNGRADVASATRARVEEALRQHNYRPPGARSRGTPATTRTIELVFDDIASAYSTEVLHGVTDGGDEHGVDVVTRKFPALSERPPRNDAAWARRLVDAGRRGLIVVTSELTSRQLAAFDRVGLALVVIDPVNLPRTDVVSVGATNWSGGLEATEHLIRLGHRRIAYIGGPVASSPSRARLHGYRAALENAGIPADPRLVRDGMFDFPSGLAMGAELLDAPDRPTAVFAGSDETAMGVLAAARARGVRTPEQLSVVGFDDTYLCEMATPALTTVRQPLREMGRVALRTLLRMIAGEPLDSHHVELATTLVVRESTAPPG from the coding sequence GTGGGGGGACAGGTGCCGGCTGAGGTCGGGCCGCGGGCCACGCTCGCGATGGTGGCCGAGTCGTGCGGTGTGTCGCTGCCGACCGTGTCCAAGGTGCTCAACGGCCGCGCGGACGTGGCCAGTGCCACCCGTGCCCGGGTCGAGGAGGCGCTGCGGCAGCACAACTACCGTCCTCCGGGGGCGCGCAGTCGGGGCACGCCCGCGACGACGCGGACGATCGAGCTGGTCTTCGACGACATCGCCAGCGCCTACTCGACCGAGGTGCTGCACGGCGTCACCGACGGTGGCGACGAGCACGGCGTCGACGTCGTCACCCGCAAGTTCCCCGCGCTCAGCGAGCGACCGCCCCGCAACGATGCGGCCTGGGCCCGCCGGCTCGTCGACGCCGGCCGAAGAGGGCTGATCGTGGTCACCTCCGAGCTCACCTCGCGCCAGCTCGCCGCGTTCGACCGGGTCGGGCTCGCGCTGGTCGTCATCGACCCGGTCAACCTGCCGCGCACCGACGTGGTCAGCGTCGGGGCGACCAACTGGAGCGGCGGTCTCGAAGCCACCGAGCACCTGATCCGGCTGGGGCACCGGCGGATCGCGTACATCGGTGGTCCGGTCGCCTCCTCGCCCAGCCGCGCGCGGCTGCACGGCTACCGGGCGGCGCTGGAGAACGCGGGCATCCCCGCCGATCCGCGGCTGGTGCGCGACGGCATGTTCGACTTCCCGTCGGGGCTGGCGATGGGCGCCGAGCTGCTCGACGCGCCGGACCGGCCGACCGCGGTGTTCGCCGGCAGCGACGAGACGGCGATGGGCGTGCTGGCCGCGGCCCGCGCGCGCGGGGTGCGCACGCCCGAGCAGCTGAGCGTCGTGGGGTTCGACGACACCTACCTGTGCGAGATGGCGACGCCGGCCCTCACCACGGTGCGGCAGCCGCTGCGCGAGATGGGCCGGGTCGCCCTGCGTACGCTGCTGCGCATGATCGCCGGCGAACCGCTCGACTCCCACCATGTCGAGCTCGCCACGACCCTCGTCGTGCGGGAGTCGACGGCGCCACCGGGCTAG
- a CDS encoding substrate-binding domain-containing protein, with amino-acid sequence MPPKDGRATLATVAKSAGVSVTTVSKVVNGRSDVGPETRALVESLLEQHDYIGRRSPVAKGSPATARIELMFKGDLNAYSTEIIQGVLEAGAEAGVAVAVSTRPRASAGAEPDRPRGWARDLAAAGRRAVIAVVDELTSADLAALSRAHLPLVVIDPLNLQRNRLTSVGSTNFAGGMAAAQHLLALGHRRIGYVGGSARSAPNQARMHGYRAALEAAGVPVPDEYQHTGDFRYRDGLTGGAALLDLPEPPTAVFAGSDETATGVIEAARARGLRVPEDLSVVGFDDTEVARLSSPPLTTVRQPLREMGGVALRTALRLAAGEKLDSHHVELATELIVRGSTARI; translated from the coding sequence GTGCCGCCCAAGGATGGCCGCGCGACGCTGGCGACCGTCGCCAAGTCGGCCGGCGTCTCGGTGACCACCGTGTCCAAGGTGGTCAACGGGCGCTCCGACGTGGGCCCGGAGACCCGCGCGCTGGTGGAGTCGCTGCTCGAACAGCACGACTACATCGGCCGCCGGTCGCCCGTGGCCAAGGGCAGCCCGGCCACCGCCCGCATCGAGCTGATGTTCAAGGGCGACCTCAACGCGTACTCCACCGAGATCATCCAGGGTGTGCTCGAAGCCGGCGCCGAGGCGGGCGTCGCGGTCGCCGTGAGCACGCGGCCGCGGGCGAGTGCCGGCGCGGAGCCCGACCGGCCGCGCGGGTGGGCCCGCGACCTGGCCGCCGCCGGCCGGCGCGCGGTCATCGCGGTGGTCGACGAGCTGACCTCCGCCGACCTGGCCGCGCTGTCCCGCGCCCACCTGCCGCTCGTCGTCATCGACCCGCTCAACCTGCAGCGCAACCGGTTGACCAGCGTCGGCTCGACCAACTTCGCCGGCGGGATGGCGGCCGCCCAGCACCTGCTGGCGCTCGGCCACCGGCGAATCGGCTACGTCGGCGGCTCCGCGCGGTCGGCGCCCAACCAGGCCCGGATGCACGGCTACCGGGCGGCGCTCGAGGCGGCCGGCGTCCCGGTCCCCGACGAATACCAGCACACCGGCGACTTCCGTTACCGCGACGGCCTCACCGGCGGCGCCGCGTTGCTCGACCTGCCGGAGCCGCCGACCGCGGTGTTCGCCGGCAGCGACGAGACCGCGACGGGCGTGATCGAGGCGGCCCGGGCCCGCGGGTTGCGGGTGCCGGAGGACCTCAGCGTGGTCGGTTTCGACGACACCGAGGTGGCGCGCCTGTCGTCACCGCCGCTGACCACGGTGCGGCAACCGCTGCGCGAGATGGGCGGCGTGGCGCTGCGCACCGCCCTGCGCCTGGCGGCCGGCGAGAAGCTGGACTCCCACCACGTGGAGTTGGCGACGGAGCTGATCGTGCGCGGCTCCACCGCCCGGATCTAG
- a CDS encoding glycoside hydrolase family 3 N-terminal domain-containing protein, whose translation MVTQPAQVATQPWHDTGRPVAERVELLLAAMTLDEKIAQLGSRWTRKDLHDETEPVFAPDHNVAPMQDVFSAGDLPLDEASRHGLGHLTRVYGSAPITAADGAAELVRQHHVVLDAHRLRIPALVHEECLTGFTTYGATVYPAAIAWGATFSPELIERMAAAIGRDMAAVGVHQGLSPVLDVVRDYRWGRVEETMGEDPHLVSMLGAAYVRGLQSAGVLATLKHFAGYSASRGARNHGPVSMGRRELIDVILPPFETAVATAAAGSVMNSYADVDGVPAGADRWLLTDVLRDDWGFTGTVVSDYWAIPFLASMHRIAADDADAGALALAAGIDVELPDTIGYGAALAALVRAGEVQEELVDRAARRALTQKVELGLLDPEWTPEASVAGAATVELDSAANRALAREIAERSVVLLDPGAALPLSGAGRIAVVGPCAAEPRTFMGCYAFPNHVLPRHPGLGLGIEVPTAVDALRAELPDVDVAFAPGCEIQGDDRSGFAAAVEAARSADVCVAFVGDLAGLFAHGTSGEGCDAPDLRLPGVQADLLAELLATGTPVVVVVVSGRPYALGELHGRAAALVQAFMPGEEGGAAIAGVLSGRVQPSGKLPVQIPRDPGAQPGTYLQPPLGAESTDISSLDPVPLFPFGHGRSYTTFAVDDLRLSAPTAPTDGEFAVTVRVRNTGDRAGAEVVQLYLHDVVASVVRPVKQLTGFARVELAPGAAADVRFDVHTDRTAFTDRDLRRIVEAGDVDVLVGSSAGDLPCHGTVRLVGPTRVVGHDRRFDTPVSIVPLGDAGP comes from the coding sequence GTGGTCACCCAACCCGCGCAGGTCGCGACCCAACCCTGGCACGACACCGGCCGGCCGGTGGCCGAGCGGGTCGAGCTGTTGCTGGCCGCGATGACGCTGGACGAGAAGATCGCCCAGCTCGGCAGCCGGTGGACCCGCAAGGACCTGCACGACGAGACGGAGCCGGTCTTCGCGCCCGACCACAACGTCGCGCCCATGCAGGACGTCTTCTCCGCCGGCGACCTCCCCCTCGACGAGGCCAGCCGGCACGGTCTCGGCCACCTCACCCGGGTCTACGGCAGCGCGCCGATCACCGCGGCCGACGGCGCGGCGGAGCTGGTGCGCCAGCACCACGTCGTGCTCGACGCGCACCGGCTGCGCATCCCCGCCCTGGTGCACGAGGAGTGCCTGACGGGGTTCACCACCTACGGCGCGACGGTCTATCCGGCCGCGATCGCCTGGGGCGCGACCTTCTCCCCCGAGCTCATCGAGCGGATGGCGGCCGCGATCGGCCGCGACATGGCCGCCGTGGGTGTCCACCAAGGACTGTCGCCGGTGCTCGACGTCGTGCGCGACTACCGCTGGGGCCGGGTCGAGGAGACGATGGGCGAAGACCCGCACCTGGTCTCGATGCTCGGCGCGGCCTACGTGCGCGGCCTGCAGAGCGCCGGCGTGCTCGCCACGCTCAAGCACTTCGCCGGCTACTCGGCCTCCCGCGGCGCCCGCAACCACGGCCCGGTGTCGATGGGCCGGCGCGAGCTGATCGACGTGATCTTGCCTCCGTTCGAGACGGCCGTCGCCACCGCGGCCGCCGGCTCCGTGATGAACTCCTACGCCGACGTCGACGGCGTGCCGGCCGGCGCCGACCGCTGGCTGCTCACCGACGTCCTGCGCGACGACTGGGGGTTCACCGGCACCGTCGTCTCCGACTACTGGGCGATCCCGTTCCTGGCCAGCATGCACCGCATCGCCGCCGACGACGCCGACGCGGGCGCGCTGGCGCTGGCCGCCGGGATCGACGTGGAGCTACCCGACACCATCGGCTACGGCGCGGCGCTGGCCGCCCTGGTGCGGGCCGGCGAGGTGCAGGAAGAGCTGGTCGACCGGGCCGCCCGCCGCGCCCTCACGCAGAAGGTCGAGCTGGGTCTGCTCGATCCTGAGTGGACACCCGAGGCCTCGGTCGCCGGTGCCGCGACGGTCGAGCTGGACTCGGCGGCCAACCGGGCGCTGGCCCGGGAGATCGCCGAACGGTCCGTCGTGCTGCTCGACCCGGGCGCCGCGCTGCCGCTCTCGGGCGCCGGCCGGATCGCGGTGGTCGGGCCGTGCGCCGCCGAACCGCGTACGTTCATGGGCTGCTACGCCTTCCCCAACCACGTGCTGCCCCGCCACCCAGGGCTGGGCCTGGGCATCGAGGTGCCGACCGCCGTCGACGCGCTGCGCGCCGAACTGCCCGATGTGGACGTCGCTTTCGCGCCCGGGTGCGAGATCCAGGGCGACGACCGGTCCGGCTTCGCCGCCGCCGTCGAGGCCGCCCGCTCGGCCGACGTCTGCGTCGCGTTCGTCGGCGACCTGGCCGGGCTGTTCGCGCACGGCACGTCCGGCGAGGGCTGCGACGCCCCCGACCTGAGGCTGCCCGGTGTGCAGGCCGACCTGCTGGCCGAGCTGCTGGCCACCGGCACTCCCGTGGTCGTCGTGGTGGTCTCCGGCCGCCCGTACGCCCTCGGCGAGCTGCACGGCCGGGCTGCCGCGCTGGTGCAGGCGTTCATGCCCGGCGAAGAGGGCGGCGCGGCGATCGCCGGCGTGCTCTCGGGACGGGTGCAACCCAGCGGCAAGCTGCCGGTGCAGATCCCGCGCGACCCTGGTGCGCAGCCGGGCACCTATCTGCAGCCGCCGCTCGGCGCCGAGAGCACCGACATCAGCAGCCTCGACCCGGTGCCGCTGTTCCCGTTCGGGCACGGCCGGTCCTACACCACGTTCGCCGTCGACGACCTGCGGCTCTCGGCGCCGACGGCGCCGACCGACGGCGAGTTCGCGGTGACGGTCCGGGTGCGCAACACCGGCGACCGGGCCGGCGCCGAGGTGGTGCAGCTCTACCTGCACGACGTGGTGGCCAGCGTGGTCCGGCCGGTCAAGCAGCTGACGGGCTTCGCCCGGGTGGAGCTCGCGCCGGGCGCGGCGGCGGACGTGCGGTTCGACGTGCACACCGACCGCACGGCGTTCACCGACCGCGACCTGCGGCGCATCGTCGAGGCCGGCGACGTCGACGTGCTGGTCGGCAGTTCCGCGGGTGACCTGCCGTGTCACGGTACGGTACGGCTCGTCGGCCCGACCCGCGTCGTCGGACACGACCGGCGCTTCGACACACCAGTGTCCATCGTGCCCTTGGGCGACGCTGGTCCGTGA
- a CDS encoding extracellular solute-binding protein, with the protein MERNILSRRNFLGLSIGAAGAAALAACGSAGPSSSTGGGGGAGAASYWFLTGTPGEGIRTNTVNRFNQANPDSKITATTFQNDAYKTKIKTAIGAGQAPTIIWGWGGGTLRTYAQAGQVEDLTSWFGENAAVKDRLFPSSFGAATIDGKIYAMPAETVQPIVLFYNKRAFDKIGAQPPQTWGDVMDLVPKFNAQNIAPFSLGGQSRWTNMMWLEFLFDRIGGSEVFQAVFDGQKDAWSHPASLQALTMIQDLVKANGFIKGFSSITADSNADQALLYTNKAAMMLHGTWTYGGMAADGGDFVSSGSLGYMNFPPVDGGKGDVSDTVGNPGQYYSISSKATAEQKETAKKFFKEAVLADAEVKEWIDAGAVPIVKGTESAFGATKDADFLKFVYNTSANAKTFAQSWDQALSPTAAEKLLDNIAQLFQLKISPQQWVDNMNGTIGQ; encoded by the coding sequence GTGGAGCGCAACATCCTGTCCCGACGAAACTTCCTGGGTCTCTCCATAGGCGCGGCCGGCGCGGCCGCGCTCGCCGCGTGTGGCAGCGCCGGGCCGAGCAGCAGCACCGGTGGTGGTGGCGGCGCCGGCGCCGCCAGCTACTGGTTCCTCACGGGCACACCCGGCGAGGGCATCCGCACCAACACGGTCAACCGGTTCAACCAGGCCAACCCCGACAGCAAAATCACCGCGACGACGTTCCAGAACGACGCGTACAAGACGAAGATCAAGACCGCCATCGGCGCCGGCCAGGCTCCGACGATCATCTGGGGCTGGGGCGGCGGCACCCTGCGCACCTACGCCCAGGCCGGTCAGGTCGAGGACCTGACCTCGTGGTTCGGCGAGAACGCGGCGGTCAAGGACCGGCTGTTCCCGTCGTCTTTCGGCGCGGCCACCATCGACGGCAAGATCTACGCGATGCCGGCCGAGACAGTCCAGCCGATCGTCCTGTTCTACAACAAGCGCGCCTTCGACAAGATCGGCGCACAGCCCCCGCAGACCTGGGGCGACGTGATGGACCTCGTGCCGAAGTTCAACGCCCAGAACATCGCGCCGTTCTCGCTCGGCGGCCAGTCCCGCTGGACCAACATGATGTGGCTCGAGTTCCTCTTCGACCGGATCGGCGGCAGCGAGGTCTTCCAGGCGGTCTTCGACGGGCAGAAGGACGCCTGGTCGCACCCGGCGTCGCTCCAGGCGCTCACCATGATCCAGGACCTGGTCAAGGCCAACGGGTTCATCAAGGGCTTCTCCTCGATCACCGCCGACTCCAACGCCGACCAGGCATTGCTCTACACCAACAAGGCAGCGATGATGCTGCACGGCACGTGGACCTACGGTGGCATGGCGGCGGACGGAGGCGACTTCGTGTCCAGCGGCAGCCTCGGCTACATGAACTTCCCGCCGGTCGACGGCGGCAAGGGCGACGTGTCCGACACGGTCGGCAACCCCGGGCAGTACTACTCCATCTCCTCCAAGGCCACAGCCGAGCAGAAGGAGACGGCGAAGAAGTTCTTCAAGGAGGCCGTGCTCGCCGACGCCGAGGTCAAGGAGTGGATCGACGCCGGCGCGGTGCCGATCGTCAAGGGCACCGAGAGTGCGTTCGGTGCCACGAAAGACGCCGACTTCCTCAAGTTCGTCTACAACACCTCGGCCAACGCCAAGACCTTCGCGCAGTCGTGGGACCAGGCGCTGAGCCCGACCGCGGCCGAGAAGCTGCTCGACAACATCGCCCAGCTCTTCCAGCTGAAGATCTCGCCCCAGCAGTGGGTCGACAACATGAACGGGACGATCGGGCAATGA
- a CDS encoding sugar ABC transporter permease yields the protein MTSLAPPAPRRSTTTAAQGGRSGSITWLALPAFLMFVAFAIIPLVGVLVLSFTQWDGIGDIHPAGFDSWRSVLGDPQLVHALWVTFLIMALSWAFQTPLSLLIGVYLAAQSRYREILAVIYFVPLLLSSAALAITYKALLDPNFGFGAGLGVPLLQQDWLGRDNLALGVLVFVVSWQFIPFHSLIYQSAVRQIPKAMFEASEIDGAGRLRQFFSITLPQLKYTVITSSTLMVVGSLTFFDLIFVLTGGGPGDATRALALDMYKRGFQASLMGPASAIAVILVLVGLGLALLLRRLGGRDATESQMEGM from the coding sequence ATGACATCCCTCGCTCCGCCCGCCCCGCGGAGGAGTACGACCACCGCCGCCCAGGGCGGGCGGAGCGGGTCCATCACCTGGCTGGCGTTGCCCGCGTTCCTGATGTTCGTCGCGTTCGCGATCATCCCGCTGGTCGGCGTGCTGGTGCTCAGCTTCACGCAGTGGGACGGCATCGGCGACATCCACCCGGCGGGCTTCGACAGCTGGCGCAGCGTGCTGGGCGATCCCCAGTTGGTGCACGCGCTGTGGGTCACCTTCCTCATCATGGCGCTGTCGTGGGCCTTCCAGACACCGCTGAGCCTCTTGATCGGCGTCTACCTGGCCGCGCAGAGCCGTTACCGCGAGATCCTCGCGGTGATCTACTTCGTGCCGCTGCTGCTCAGCTCGGCCGCCCTCGCGATCACCTACAAGGCGCTGCTCGACCCGAACTTCGGGTTCGGCGCCGGCCTGGGCGTCCCGTTGCTGCAACAGGACTGGCTGGGCCGCGACAATCTGGCGCTCGGCGTGCTCGTGTTCGTGGTCTCCTGGCAGTTCATCCCGTTCCACTCGCTGATCTACCAGAGCGCCGTGCGGCAGATTCCCAAGGCGATGTTCGAGGCGTCCGAGATCGACGGCGCCGGCCGGCTGCGGCAGTTCTTCAGCATCACGTTGCCCCAGCTCAAGTACACGGTCATCACGTCGTCCACGCTGATGGTGGTCGGGTCGCTGACCTTCTTCGACCTGATCTTCGTGCTCACCGGTGGTGGGCCGGGCGATGCCACCCGCGCGCTCGCGCTCGACATGTACAAACGTGGCTTCCAGGCCAGCCTGATGGGCCCGGCGAGCGCGATCGCGGTGATCCTGGTGCTGGTCGGCCTCGGCCTCGCGTTGCTGCTGCGGCGCCTCGGCGGCCGCGACGCGACCGAGAGTCAGATGGAAGGCATGTGA
- a CDS encoding carbohydrate ABC transporter permease, giving the protein MATTLTTAPDQATRPGTPQRAGRGGRRRMVNLPAGFAGLIWLAIVLIPLYWILITSLKTQANYFLSNPFAPPTEPTLDNYRMVIEADFVRYFVNSAIVTAGAVIPAVLISFMAAYAIVRASNGSRFLRAVNSVFLMGLAIPLQAVIIPVYLIIIRLKMYDTLLAIILPSIAFAIPLSVLVLSNFIRDVPRELFESMRMDGASEWGTLWHLAFPLVRPALVTVTIYNGLSIWNGFLLPLILTQSPTQRTLPLALWTFQGQYSINVPAVLASVVLTTLPILALYAVGRRQLLSGLTAGFGK; this is encoded by the coding sequence GTGGCGACGACTCTGACGACAGCACCTGACCAGGCGACCCGGCCCGGCACGCCGCAGCGGGCCGGTCGGGGCGGCCGGCGCCGGATGGTCAACCTGCCGGCCGGGTTCGCGGGGCTGATCTGGCTCGCGATCGTGCTGATCCCGCTCTACTGGATCCTCATCACCAGCCTCAAGACGCAGGCCAACTACTTCCTGAGCAACCCGTTCGCCCCGCCGACCGAACCGACTCTCGACAACTACCGGATGGTCATCGAGGCCGACTTCGTCCGGTACTTCGTCAACAGCGCGATCGTCACCGCCGGGGCCGTCATCCCGGCCGTGCTCATCTCGTTCATGGCCGCCTACGCCATCGTGCGGGCCAGCAACGGCAGCCGCTTCCTGCGCGCGGTCAACTCGGTGTTCCTGATGGGTCTGGCGATCCCGCTGCAGGCGGTGATCATCCCGGTCTACCTGATCATCATCCGGCTCAAGATGTACGACACCCTGCTCGCCATCATCCTGCCGTCGATCGCGTTCGCCATCCCGCTGTCCGTGCTGGTGCTCTCCAACTTCATCCGGGACGTGCCGCGCGAGCTGTTCGAGTCGATGCGGATGGACGGCGCCTCGGAGTGGGGCACGCTCTGGCACCTGGCCTTCCCCTTGGTGCGGCCGGCGCTGGTCACGGTGACCATCTACAACGGACTGTCCATCTGGAACGGTTTCCTGCTGCCGCTGATCCTGACCCAGAGCCCGACGCAGCGCACGCTGCCGCTGGCGCTCTGGACCTTCCAGGGGCAGTACAGCATCAACGTCCCGGCGGTGCTCGCGTCGGTGGTGCTGACCACCCTGCCGATCCTCGCGCTCTACGCGGTCGGCCGGCGGCAGCTGCTCAGCGGCCTGACGGCCGGTTTCGGCAAGTAG
- a CDS encoding transketolase, whose product MSTSEATIADLSTAREVARQLRVDSVRASTSAGSGHPTSSMSAADLLAVLITRHLRYDWDNPGNDANDHLIFSKGHASPLLYSVFKAVGVVSDEELMSGYRRFGQRLQGHPTPVLPWVDVATGSLGQGLPDGVGIALAGRYLDEVPYRVWVLCGDSEMAEGSMWEALDKAAYYRLTNLVAIVDVNRLGQSGPTEWQWNLDAYARRAEAFGARVLTIDGHDLEAIDEAMRAATDRTDDRPTVILARTLKGRGFSEVENLEGWHGKPLPKEMAERAIRELGGESDLVVRGPMPVDEAPAVRSASTSEPELPRWDVGAKVATRRAYGDALTALGGSNPRIVALDGEVGNSTYSEEFAKAFGDRFFEMYIAEQQMVAAAVGFNVRHYIPFASTFAAFLSRAYDFIRMASISRSNIRLVGSHAGVEIGADGPSQMALEDLAMMRAVQGSTVLYPCDATSTAALVKSMVDLDGVSYLRTTRGAYPVIYETGEAFPIGGAKVLRSGPTDAVTLIGAGVTLHECLTAADRLAADGIQARVIDLYSVKPIDTATLHEAVAATHGRIVVAEDHHPEGGLGSAVADALLAAGSPALRLTHLAVREMPGSGSTAELLAAEGIDADHIAAAARALAS is encoded by the coding sequence GTGAGCACCAGCGAAGCGACCATCGCCGACCTGTCCACCGCCCGCGAGGTGGCCCGGCAGCTCCGGGTCGACTCGGTGCGGGCCAGCACGAGCGCCGGTTCCGGCCATCCCACCTCGAGCATGTCGGCCGCCGACCTGCTCGCCGTGTTGATCACCCGGCACCTGCGCTACGACTGGGACAACCCGGGTAACGACGCCAACGACCACCTGATCTTCTCCAAGGGCCACGCGTCGCCGCTGCTCTACTCGGTGTTCAAGGCGGTCGGCGTGGTCTCCGACGAGGAGCTGATGTCCGGCTACCGGCGGTTCGGGCAGCGGCTCCAGGGCCACCCGACCCCGGTGCTGCCCTGGGTCGACGTGGCCACCGGCTCGCTCGGCCAGGGCCTGCCGGACGGGGTGGGCATCGCGCTGGCGGGGCGCTACCTCGACGAGGTGCCGTACCGCGTCTGGGTGCTCTGCGGCGACAGCGAGATGGCCGAGGGGTCGATGTGGGAAGCGCTGGACAAGGCCGCCTACTACCGGCTCACCAACCTGGTGGCCATCGTCGACGTCAACCGGCTCGGCCAGAGCGGCCCGACGGAATGGCAGTGGAACCTCGACGCGTACGCCCGGCGGGCCGAGGCCTTCGGCGCCCGGGTGCTGACCATCGACGGGCACGACCTCGAGGCGATCGACGAGGCGATGCGCGCGGCGACCGACCGCACCGACGACCGCCCGACGGTGATCCTCGCCCGCACGCTCAAGGGCCGCGGCTTCAGCGAGGTGGAGAACCTCGAGGGCTGGCACGGCAAGCCGCTGCCGAAGGAGATGGCCGAGCGGGCTATCCGCGAGCTCGGTGGCGAGAGCGACCTGGTGGTACGCGGCCCGATGCCGGTCGACGAGGCGCCGGCCGTGCGGTCGGCGAGCACGAGCGAGCCGGAGCTGCCCCGCTGGGACGTCGGCGCGAAGGTCGCCACCCGCCGGGCGTACGGCGACGCGTTGACCGCGCTCGGCGGCAGCAACCCGCGGATCGTGGCCCTCGACGGCGAGGTCGGCAACTCGACCTACTCCGAGGAGTTCGCCAAGGCGTTCGGTGACCGGTTCTTCGAGATGTACATCGCCGAGCAGCAGATGGTCGCCGCCGCCGTCGGGTTCAACGTGCGCCACTACATCCCGTTCGCGTCGACGTTCGCGGCGTTCCTGTCCCGGGCGTACGACTTCATCCGGATGGCGTCCATCTCGCGCTCGAACATCCGGCTGGTCGGCTCGCACGCCGGCGTCGAGATCGGCGCGGACGGGCCGTCGCAGATGGCGCTCGAGGACCTGGCGATGATGCGCGCCGTGCAGGGCTCGACCGTGCTCTACCCGTGCGACGCGACCAGCACGGCGGCGCTCGTGAAGTCCATGGTGGACCTCGACGGGGTCAGCTACCTGCGGACGACCCGCGGCGCGTACCCCGTGATCTACGAGACCGGCGAGGCGTTTCCCATCGGCGGCGCCAAGGTGCTGCGGTCCGGGCCCACCGACGCGGTCACGCTGATCGGCGCCGGCGTCACCCTGCACGAGTGCCTGACGGCGGCCGACCGGCTGGCGGCCGACGGCATCCAGGCCCGGGTGATCGACCTCTACTCGGTCAAGCCGATCGACACGGCGACGCTGCACGAGGCGGTGGCCGCCACGCACGGCCGGATCGTGGTCGCCGAGGACCACCACCCGGAGGGCGGGCTCGGCTCGGCCGTGGCCGACGCGCTGCTCGCGGCCGGCTCACCGGCGCTGCGCCTCACCCACCTGGCCGTGCGCGAGATGCCGGGCTCGGGCTCGACGGCGGAGCTGCTCGCGGCCGAGGGCATCGACGCGGACCACATCGCCGCCGCCGCCCGGGCGCTCGCCAGCTAA
- a CDS encoding VOC family protein: MNPTLSHCFIIVEDHDEALAFYRDVLGLEVRNDVDMTDWGMPWRWVTIGAPGQPGIEIGLDPVASKAPADQEPLRTLMTKGALSALIFDVADCDAAFEKIRASGAEVLQEPIDQPYGVRDCAFRDPSGNMVRFSQRR; this comes from the coding sequence ATGAACCCGACGCTTTCGCACTGCTTCATCATCGTCGAGGACCACGACGAGGCCCTGGCCTTCTATCGCGACGTGCTCGGCCTCGAAGTCCGCAACGACGTCGACATGACCGACTGGGGCATGCCCTGGCGCTGGGTCACGATCGGCGCGCCCGGCCAGCCCGGCATCGAGATCGGGCTCGACCCGGTGGCCAGCAAGGCGCCCGCCGACCAGGAGCCGCTGCGGACGCTGATGACCAAGGGCGCGCTGTCGGCGTTGATCTTCGACGTCGCGGACTGCGACGCCGCGTTCGAGAAGATCCGCGCGTCGGGCGCCGAGGTGCTGCAGGAGCCGATCGACCAGCCGTACGGCGTGCGCGACTGCGCCTTCCGCGACCCCTCGGGCAACATGGTCCGGTTCAGCCAGCGGCGTTAG
- a CDS encoding helix-turn-helix transcriptional regulator, with amino-acid sequence MNQADLVLLRRAKDQIDRDYARPLDVPALARTALMSPSHFSRQFRAAFGESPYQRLMTRRIERAQALLRRGDLSVTEVCVAVGATSLGSFSARFTELVGMSPSAYRARDHSRLAAVPACFAKRLTRPTRAGTEKRGAAAGA; translated from the coding sequence GTGAACCAGGCCGACCTGGTGCTGTTGCGCCGGGCGAAGGACCAGATCGACCGCGACTACGCGCGCCCGCTCGACGTGCCCGCGCTGGCCCGCACGGCGCTGATGTCGCCGTCGCACTTCTCGCGGCAGTTCCGGGCGGCGTTCGGCGAGTCGCCCTACCAGCGGCTGATGACGCGGCGGATCGAGCGGGCCCAGGCGTTGCTGCGCCGCGGTGACCTGTCGGTCACCGAGGTCTGCGTGGCGGTCGGCGCGACCTCGCTCGGCTCGTTCAGCGCGCGGTTCACCGAGCTCGTCGGGATGAGCCCGTCGGCATACCGGGCCCGCGACCACTCGCGGCTCGCGGCCGTGCCGGCCTGCTTCGCCAAGCGGCTGACCCGGCCGACCCGAGCAGGAACGGAGAAGCGAGGGGCCGCCGCCGGGGCCTAG